Proteins from one Mycobacterium sp. SMC-2 genomic window:
- a CDS encoding aspartate aminotransferase family protein, with product MTEHLWLHFARHSAGITPPIIVRGDGVTIFDDRGKSYLDALSGLFTVQVGHGRTELAEVAARQASTLAYFPLWGYATPTAIELAERLARYAPGDLNRVFFTTGGTEAVETAWKLAKQYFKLTGKPGKHKVISRSIAYHGTTQGALAITGLPAYKAPFEPVTPGGFRVPNTNFYRAPEPFANDPKAFGRWAADRIAEAIEFEGPDTVAAVFLEPVQNAGGAIPPPPGYFERVRQICDEYDVLLVSDEVICAFGRIGSMFACDDFGYVPDMITCAKGLTSGYSPLGAMIASERLFEPFNDGATIFPHGYTFGGHPVSTAVALANLDIFEREGLNDRVRQHASAFRATLERLYDLPIVGDVRGEGYFYGIELVKDKATKETFSAQECERLLHGYVSPALFEAGLYCRADDRGDPVVQVAPPLISGQAEFDTIESILRSVLREV from the coding sequence ATGACAGAGCACCTGTGGCTGCACTTCGCCCGGCACAGCGCCGGCATCACGCCGCCGATCATCGTCCGTGGCGACGGCGTGACGATCTTCGACGACCGTGGCAAGAGCTACCTCGACGCGCTGTCCGGGCTGTTCACCGTCCAGGTCGGCCACGGTCGCACCGAACTCGCCGAGGTCGCGGCCCGGCAGGCGAGCACGCTGGCGTACTTCCCGCTCTGGGGCTATGCCACCCCGACCGCCATCGAACTCGCCGAGCGCCTCGCGCGTTACGCCCCGGGCGACCTCAACCGGGTGTTCTTCACCACTGGCGGGACCGAGGCCGTGGAAACCGCGTGGAAGCTGGCCAAACAGTACTTCAAGCTGACCGGCAAACCCGGTAAGCACAAGGTGATTTCGCGGTCGATCGCCTACCACGGCACCACCCAGGGCGCCCTGGCGATCACCGGCCTGCCGGCGTACAAGGCGCCATTCGAACCGGTGACGCCGGGCGGCTTCCGGGTGCCCAACACGAACTTCTACCGCGCCCCCGAGCCGTTCGCCAACGACCCCAAGGCGTTTGGGCGATGGGCCGCCGACCGCATCGCCGAGGCGATCGAGTTCGAGGGCCCCGACACCGTCGCCGCGGTGTTCCTGGAGCCGGTGCAGAACGCGGGCGGCGCCATCCCCCCTCCGCCGGGCTATTTCGAACGGGTTCGCCAGATCTGCGACGAATACGACGTGCTGCTGGTCTCCGACGAGGTGATCTGCGCGTTCGGCCGGATCGGCTCGATGTTCGCCTGTGACGACTTCGGCTACGTGCCCGACATGATCACCTGCGCCAAGGGCCTGACGTCGGGCTACTCGCCGCTGGGCGCGATGATCGCCAGCGAGCGATTGTTCGAGCCGTTCAACGACGGCGCCACCATCTTCCCGCACGGCTATACCTTTGGCGGACACCCGGTTTCGACGGCCGTGGCGCTGGCCAACCTCGACATCTTCGAACGCGAGGGCCTCAACGACCGCGTCAGGCAACACGCTTCGGCCTTCCGCGCCACCCTGGAGCGGCTGTACGACCTGCCGATCGTCGGCGACGTCCGCGGCGAGGGCTACTTCTATGGCATCGAGCTGGTCAAGGACAAGGCGACCAAGGAAACGTTCAGCGCGCAGGAATGCGAACGCCTGCTGCACGGCTACGTCTCGCCCGCGCTGTTCGAGGCGGGCCTGTATTGCCGCGCCGATGACCGCGGCGATCCCGTCGTCCAGGTGGCGCCGCCGCTGATCAGCGGTCAGGCCGAGTTCGACACCATCGAATCCATCCTGCGCAGCGTGCTCCGCGAGGTGTAG